One Kaistella polysaccharea DNA segment encodes these proteins:
- a CDS encoding vWA domain-containing protein: protein MMDKRKNSDLNFGKGFTFSKHTPEEISHFDRVFDVFKDLLTHTSGDIEEAFEWLEMLDKEYDIFTDEYTLENFEEDLKKRGYIKEEIDPKDGNAGTGKGKNILTAKLEAALREFALDQIFGKLKKSGIGNHNTKKVGVGDERDGENRNFQYGDDLSTINMTESLKNAQINNGISDLRLTEDDLIVEETKHKAQMSTVLMIDISHSMILYGEDRITPAKKVAMALVELINRKYPKDSIDIIVFGNEAWPIKVKDLPYLQVGPYHTNTVAGLELAMDILRRKRNTNKQIFMITDGKPSCITLPTGEFYMNSNGLDEMIVSQCLTKAAQARKLKIPITTFMIAQDPYLRKFVEAFTALNKGKAFLTGLSGLGQMIFEDYEKNRIKRI from the coding sequence ATGATGGATAAGAGGAAAAATAGTGATTTAAATTTTGGAAAGGGTTTCACGTTTAGCAAACACACCCCAGAAGAAATTTCTCATTTTGATCGGGTTTTCGATGTTTTTAAAGATCTTCTCACCCATACTTCGGGTGACATTGAAGAAGCCTTTGAATGGCTGGAAATGCTGGATAAAGAATATGACATTTTCACCGATGAATATACCTTGGAGAATTTTGAAGAAGACCTTAAGAAAAGAGGCTACATCAAAGAAGAAATAGATCCAAAAGACGGAAATGCTGGAACTGGGAAAGGTAAAAATATTTTAACCGCTAAACTAGAAGCTGCTTTGCGGGAATTTGCTTTAGACCAAATTTTTGGGAAACTGAAAAAAAGCGGCATCGGAAATCACAATACCAAAAAAGTTGGCGTTGGTGATGAACGCGACGGTGAAAATCGAAACTTTCAATATGGTGATGATCTATCAACCATCAACATGACCGAAAGTTTAAAAAATGCTCAGATTAATAATGGAATCTCAGATTTACGCTTAACCGAAGACGACCTCATCGTTGAGGAAACAAAACACAAAGCGCAAATGAGTACGGTTTTGATGATTGACATCAGCCACTCCATGATTTTATACGGCGAAGATCGGATCACGCCCGCGAAAAAAGTGGCCATGGCTTTGGTGGAACTCATCAATCGAAAATACCCAAAAGACTCCATTGACATTATTGTTTTTGGAAACGAAGCGTGGCCCATAAAAGTGAAAGACCTTCCCTATTTACAAGTCGGACCTTACCACACAAATACGGTTGCAGGTTTAGAATTGGCGATGGATATTTTGCGTAGAAAGCGAAATACAAACAAGCAGATTTTCATGATTACAGATGGAAAACCGAGTTGCATCACCTTGCCAACGGGGGAATTTTACATGAACAGCAATGGTTTGGATGAAATGATAGTTTCCCAATGTTTGACAAAAGCTGCACAAGCCCGAAAATTGAAAATTCCAATCACCACTTTTATGATTGCACAAGATCCTTATTTACGGAAATTTGTGGAAGCTTTTACCGCACTTAACAAAGGAAAAGCATTTCTAACAGGACTTTCCGGATTGGGCCAAATGATTTTTGAAGATTACGAGAAAAACAGAATAAAAAGAATTTAA
- a CDS encoding sigma 54-interacting transcriptional regulator: protein MKTDITFKELKDSGYQHKTINQEIQANLIAKIKAKEPVFEGLWGYEDTVVPQLKKAILAGHHINLLGLRGQAKTKIARSMVSLLDEYMPIVKGSEINDSPFIPISKYARDLIEEHADETMISWVHRSNRFFEKLATPDVNVADLIGDIDPIKAATLKLPYSDERVLHYGMIPRANRCIFVLNELPDLQARIQVSLFNILQEGDIQIRGFQLRMPLDIQFVFTANPEDYTNRGSIVTPLKDRIGSQIFTHYPKTIALARQITEQEAMISSEDQSQIQVPSLAKDLLEEVAFAARDSEYVDAKSGVSARLTISAMENLIAAAKLRLIESDATKTSVRLVDFMSIIPSITGKIELVYEGEQEGADHVAKLLIDKAVMTQFEMIFPRVPKLEKEGIKTPYTDLINWFNKKSVQLNYADSDEEFHTKLNSITPLHDIVAEYAEQLDDDDQDFCKELILWALTISKKLDKSESENAFTFDSAGIGKYYSN from the coding sequence ATGAAAACAGATATTACATTTAAAGAATTAAAAGATTCCGGTTACCAACATAAAACCATTAACCAGGAAATTCAGGCAAATTTAATTGCAAAAATAAAGGCAAAAGAACCTGTTTTCGAAGGTCTTTGGGGTTATGAAGATACGGTTGTTCCGCAATTGAAAAAAGCAATATTAGCAGGACATCACATCAATCTCTTAGGTTTACGCGGACAGGCAAAAACAAAGATTGCACGAAGTATGGTGAGTTTGCTGGATGAATATATGCCGATTGTGAAAGGTTCTGAAATTAACGACAGTCCTTTTATTCCAATCTCAAAATACGCAAGAGATCTTATTGAGGAACACGCCGATGAAACTATGATTTCCTGGGTTCACCGTTCTAACCGTTTCTTTGAAAAACTGGCAACTCCCGATGTGAATGTAGCCGATTTAATTGGTGACATCGATCCGATTAAAGCAGCAACTTTAAAATTGCCCTATTCCGATGAACGCGTTTTGCATTACGGAATGATTCCACGAGCAAACCGCTGTATTTTCGTATTGAATGAATTGCCCGATTTACAGGCGAGAATTCAGGTTTCTTTGTTTAATATTTTGCAGGAAGGTGATATTCAAATCCGTGGTTTTCAGTTGAGAATGCCACTGGATATTCAGTTTGTGTTTACGGCAAATCCAGAAGATTATACGAACCGAGGAAGTATAGTAACTCCTTTGAAAGATAGAATTGGATCTCAAATTTTTACCCATTATCCAAAAACAATTGCACTGGCGCGTCAGATTACGGAACAGGAAGCCATGATTTCTTCCGAGGATCAATCGCAAATTCAAGTCCCAAGTTTGGCAAAAGATTTATTAGAAGAAGTTGCGTTTGCAGCGCGAGATAGTGAATATGTAGATGCAAAAAGTGGCGTAAGCGCGCGACTCACCATTAGCGCCATGGAAAACTTAATCGCCGCAGCAAAATTAAGATTGATTGAATCAGATGCGACAAAAACTTCAGTTCGACTGGTCGATTTTATGTCCATTATTCCATCCATTACCGGAAAAATTGAACTCGTTTATGAAGGCGAGCAGGAAGGTGCGGATCACGTTGCGAAGTTGTTAATCGACAAAGCAGTCATGACCCAGTTTGAAATGATATTCCCGCGCGTTCCGAAGTTAGAAAAAGAAGGTATTAAAACGCCATACACCGATTTAATTAATTGGTTTAACAAAAAATCAGTTCAACTCAATTACGCTGATTCTGACGAAGAATTCCATACCAAACTGAACAGCATTACTCCGCTTCACGACATCGTAGCCGAATATGCGGAACAATTGGACGACGATGATCAGGACTTTTGCAAAGAACTCATTTTGTGGGCATTAACCATCAGTAAGAAATTAGACAAGTCGGAAAGTGAAAATGCTTTTACCTTTGATTCTGCGGGAATTGGTAAATATTACAGCAATTAA
- a CDS encoding GNAT family N-acetyltransferase produces MTQNKIEIINFSEGLEEPIKTLNYEWLEKYFRVEESDIRSLSNPKEEIIDRGGFIFYAKLNDVIVGTCSLLKKDETVFELGKMAVSANAQGHKIGTILLEHCLNFAKEKQIKTLILYSNTQLKSAIHLYLKYGFREIALEKGLYERADIKMEKQL; encoded by the coding sequence ATGACGCAAAATAAAATTGAAATAATCAATTTTTCGGAAGGTTTGGAAGAACCCATAAAAACCCTCAATTATGAATGGCTGGAAAAATATTTCCGAGTTGAAGAAAGTGACATCCGTTCTCTTTCAAATCCAAAAGAAGAAATTATTGACAGAGGCGGATTTATTTTTTATGCAAAACTAAATGATGTTATCGTTGGGACCTGTTCTCTTCTGAAGAAAGATGAAACTGTTTTCGAATTAGGGAAAATGGCCGTGTCAGCAAACGCACAAGGACACAAAATCGGGACAATTTTACTGGAACACTGTTTAAATTTTGCCAAAGAAAAACAAATTAAAACGCTTATTTTATACTCAAATACGCAATTAAAATCTGCCATTCACCTTTATCTTAAATACGGCTTCAGGGAAATAGCCCTGGAAAAAGGATTGTATGAAAGAGCAGATATTAAAATGGAAAAGCAACTTTAG
- a CDS encoding M16 family metallopeptidase produces the protein MKKSLYSIAAVFFISGFMSAQVIDLNQMPKPGPTPTVNIATPQTFKLKNGLTVMVVEDHKLPRVSTTLTFDRPPMVEGSKAGVSSMMADLLGGGTSKISKDEFNKKIDFLGASINYGGNGASASTLSKYYPEILTLFAAGATDAKFSNEELSKSKERGIAGLKSSELSAEVIGRRVFNVLTYGKNSALGEYETEQTLNAINLADVQDYYKKSYAPNNAYLVVIGDVKYNEVKKMVENAFEGWKKSDYKYPSLPKFTNVAKTEIDVVDVPTAAQSVIKLGDLHNLKMKDPQYFAATTANYILGGGSLETRVNMNLREKNGFTYGAYTALDTSKYDSNFGGTANVRGEVTDKAIKEFMTEIKGIKTIKPEELKNAKEKLKGTFIMSLERPETVARFALNLITQDLPKDFYTNYLKSVDGLTIDQVQKASDYFIKPNNMRIFVAGKSSQFADQLDGLGYPVKYFDTYGNPVAKPEVKKVDANVTVASIGDKYIAAIGGKDKVSKINSITSVATTKMQGMELGIKNTQALGGKVNMEVSMMGNVVQKMTYDGNKGSMSAQGNKMDMPAEMQAAYAKEKSLFPELTFGTSKDYTLGGIEKIDGADAYAVKTADATYYYDVKTGLKVGEVKKQKMQGKEIETPTYYSNYKEVDGVKLPFTIKVNQMGQDMQLDVQSYELNNATEADFK, from the coding sequence ATGAAAAAATCATTATATAGTATTGCCGCCGTATTTTTTATTTCTGGCTTTATGAGTGCACAGGTTATCGACCTTAACCAAATGCCAAAACCAGGACCTACGCCGACTGTAAATATTGCAACGCCCCAAACCTTTAAACTGAAAAATGGTTTAACTGTTATGGTGGTAGAAGATCACAAATTACCGCGTGTAAGTACTACTTTAACCTTTGATCGTCCGCCGATGGTGGAAGGAAGCAAAGCAGGTGTAAGTAGTATGATGGCCGATCTTTTGGGCGGTGGAACTTCGAAAATATCGAAAGACGAGTTTAACAAAAAAATAGATTTCCTGGGAGCTAGCATTAATTATGGAGGAAATGGCGCGAGCGCAAGTACACTTTCAAAATATTACCCAGAAATTTTAACCCTTTTTGCTGCTGGAGCTACCGATGCAAAATTCTCGAATGAAGAATTAAGTAAATCAAAAGAAAGAGGAATTGCAGGTTTAAAATCAAGTGAACTAAGCGCCGAAGTAATCGGAAGACGTGTTTTCAATGTTTTAACTTATGGCAAAAATTCTGCTTTAGGTGAGTATGAAACTGAGCAAACTTTAAATGCCATTAATTTGGCTGATGTTCAGGATTATTACAAAAAATCTTACGCACCGAACAACGCATACCTTGTTGTTATCGGGGATGTGAAGTACAACGAGGTGAAGAAAATGGTTGAAAATGCGTTTGAAGGTTGGAAAAAATCAGATTACAAATATCCTTCTTTACCGAAGTTTACCAATGTTGCCAAAACTGAAATCGATGTGGTGGATGTTCCAACGGCAGCACAGTCTGTAATTAAATTAGGAGATCTTCATAATTTAAAAATGAAAGATCCACAGTATTTTGCAGCGACTACAGCCAATTATATTTTAGGAGGCGGAAGTTTGGAAACGCGAGTGAACATGAACCTTCGGGAGAAAAACGGGTTTACTTATGGAGCTTATACTGCCTTAGACACATCGAAATACGATTCTAATTTTGGCGGAACTGCGAATGTTCGTGGTGAAGTAACCGACAAAGCGATCAAAGAATTCATGACGGAAATTAAAGGCATCAAAACCATTAAACCGGAAGAATTGAAGAATGCAAAAGAGAAGTTAAAAGGTACATTTATCATGTCCTTAGAAAGACCGGAAACGGTTGCGCGTTTTGCCTTAAATTTAATTACGCAGGATTTACCAAAAGATTTCTACACCAATTATCTGAAATCGGTTGATGGATTGACGATTGATCAAGTTCAAAAAGCATCTGATTATTTTATTAAGCCGAACAATATGAGAATATTTGTGGCAGGCAAATCGAGTCAGTTTGCGGATCAGCTGGATGGTTTAGGTTATCCGGTAAAATATTTTGACACCTACGGAAATCCGGTTGCAAAACCAGAAGTGAAGAAGGTTGATGCCAATGTAACTGTTGCAAGTATTGGAGATAAGTACATTGCTGCTATCGGCGGTAAAGACAAAGTTTCTAAAATTAACTCTATTACTTCTGTTGCGACCACAAAAATGCAGGGAATGGAATTGGGTATCAAAAATACACAAGCTCTTGGTGGAAAAGTAAATATGGAAGTTTCCATGATGGGTAATGTAGTGCAGAAAATGACGTATGACGGAAACAAAGGTTCAATGTCCGCACAGGGAAATAAGATGGATATGCCCGCAGAAATGCAGGCAGCCTATGCCAAAGAGAAAAGTCTTTTCCCGGAATTAACTTTTGGAACTTCTAAAGATTACACGTTGGGAGGTATCGAAAAAATTGACGGTGCTGATGCGTACGCAGTCAAAACAGCTGATGCTACTTACTACTATGACGTGAAAACGGGCTTAAAAGTAGGTGAAGTGAAGAAGCAGAAAATGCAGGGGAAAGAAATTGAAACCCCAACGTACTATTCCAATTACAAAGAAGTTGACGGTGTGAAATTACCGTTTACCATCAAAGTAAATCAAATGGGACAAGACATGCAGTTGGATGTTCAGTCGTATGAATTAAACAACGCGACAGAAGCGGATTTTAAATAA
- a CDS encoding M16 family metallopeptidase, producing MIKKSFSAFGLLLLGVLSQAQEIKFEEYDLPNGMHVILHQDNKAPVVTTAVMYHVGAKDEIANRTGFAHFFEHLLFEGTPNIKRGEWMKIVGANGGTNNANTTDDRTYYYETFPSNNLQLGLWMESERLRHPVINQIGVDTQNEVVKEEKRMRVDNQPYGNIMKAIKTGLFKKHPYKNTTIGEMEDLDSAKLEEFLTFFKKYYVPNNATLVVAGDFKKEETKKLIDTYFASIPKGAPIVRNLPQEDPITKETVMTFTDPNIQLPAYLYTYRTPSDKTRDSKVLDMISSYLSNGKSSVLYKKLVDQDKKALQVQAINLGEEDYSVFAFFAIPLGTTTEATLRSDIDAEIKKLQTTLISEEDFQKLQNQFENQFVNANSSIQGIASSLATYHVLQGDANLINKEIEIYRNITREDIRDVAKKYLNSNQRVIINYLPEKK from the coding sequence ATGATAAAAAAATCTTTTTCAGCTTTTGGCCTCCTTCTTTTGGGAGTTTTGTCACAGGCTCAGGAAATTAAATTTGAAGAATATGATTTGCCAAACGGTATGCATGTTATTCTGCATCAGGACAATAAGGCGCCTGTTGTTACCACTGCTGTGATGTATCACGTAGGTGCAAAAGATGAAATCGCAAACCGTACTGGGTTTGCACACTTCTTCGAACATTTGCTTTTCGAAGGAACACCGAACATCAAACGTGGTGAATGGATGAAAATTGTGGGTGCCAACGGCGGTACAAACAATGCCAACACGACAGACGACCGTACGTATTATTACGAAACTTTCCCTTCCAATAATCTTCAGCTTGGATTGTGGATGGAATCAGAACGTTTGAGACATCCTGTCATCAATCAAATTGGAGTTGATACTCAAAATGAAGTGGTGAAAGAAGAGAAAAGAATGCGTGTTGATAATCAGCCTTACGGGAATATTATGAAAGCCATTAAAACCGGACTTTTTAAAAAACACCCTTATAAAAACACGACCATTGGTGAAATGGAAGATTTAGATTCTGCAAAATTGGAAGAATTTTTAACTTTCTTTAAAAAATATTACGTTCCAAATAACGCAACTTTAGTTGTAGCGGGAGATTTTAAAAAGGAGGAAACAAAGAAATTAATTGATACTTATTTTGCAAGCATCCCTAAAGGAGCGCCAATTGTAAGAAACTTACCACAGGAAGATCCGATTACAAAAGAAACGGTAATGACTTTTACTGATCCTAATATTCAGTTGCCAGCTTACCTTTACACCTATAGAACGCCGAGTGATAAAACACGTGATTCTAAAGTTTTGGATATGATTTCTTCGTATTTAAGTAACGGTAAATCATCTGTGCTTTACAAGAAACTGGTTGATCAAGATAAAAAAGCGCTTCAGGTGCAGGCGATCAATTTAGGTGAAGAAGATTATAGTGTGTTTGCATTTTTTGCGATTCCATTAGGAACGACGACTGAAGCTACGTTAAGATCAGATATCGATGCTGAGATAAAAAAATTACAGACTACTTTAATCAGTGAAGAAGATTTCCAAAAATTGCAAAACCAGTTTGAAAATCAGTTTGTAAATGCGAACTCCAGTATTCAGGGAATTGCAAGTTCTTTGGCGACCTATCACGTTTTACAGGGCGATGCCAATTTAATTAATAAAGAAATTGAAATCTACCGAAACATTACCCGTGAAGATATTCGCGACGTTGCAAAGAAATATCTGAACAGCAACCAAAGAGTTATTATTAATTATTTACCAGAAAAAAAATAA
- a CDS encoding Gfo/Idh/MocA family oxidoreductase, protein MQLIKVGLCAFGMSGRVFHAPFLKEHPGFFMAAIVERTKEESKSYYPETDIYRSVEEMLQHADIELVVVNTPVQTHFEYVKKALEAGKNVIVEKPFTVNVTEAVELVTLAKEKKRFLSVYQNRRFDRDYLQVQKILKSEKLGNIKEVEIRFDRFRTEPSAKEHKENPQLKGSGALHDLGSHLIDQATQLFGFPEKIFADVTSMKGPEFANDYFEIILYYQDGLRVRLKSSVFSKEAHYAYIIHGDKGSFLQERSDDQEKELVAGAIPTFNEDWTKPLNEPDGILNYRTENSDTKRSLTLSEPGNYMTYYQEIYEHIAFGYPLPSSGEEIIQNMRIIEAALESSKENKTIALSHH, encoded by the coding sequence ATGCAATTGATAAAAGTGGGACTTTGCGCCTTTGGAATGAGTGGAAGAGTATTCCACGCACCATTTTTAAAAGAACATCCGGGATTTTTTATGGCAGCGATCGTAGAACGAACCAAAGAAGAATCTAAATCCTACTATCCCGAAACCGATATTTACAGATCGGTAGAAGAAATGCTTCAACATGCTGATATCGAATTAGTTGTTGTGAACACACCCGTTCAAACACATTTTGAATACGTAAAAAAAGCACTGGAAGCCGGCAAAAATGTTATTGTCGAAAAACCATTTACCGTAAATGTTACCGAAGCTGTGGAACTCGTAACGTTAGCAAAAGAAAAAAAGCGCTTCCTCAGCGTCTATCAAAACCGCCGATTTGATCGTGATTATCTTCAAGTTCAGAAAATTTTAAAAAGTGAAAAATTAGGAAATATAAAAGAAGTTGAAATTCGTTTCGACCGTTTTCGTACTGAACCGAGCGCAAAAGAACATAAAGAAAATCCACAATTAAAGGGTTCTGGCGCCTTGCACGATTTGGGATCACATCTGATTGATCAGGCAACGCAACTTTTTGGTTTCCCCGAGAAAATTTTCGCTGATGTAACTTCAATGAAAGGTCCTGAATTCGCCAATGACTATTTTGAAATCATCCTTTACTATCAAGATGGTCTGCGCGTCCGATTAAAATCCTCGGTTTTCAGCAAGGAAGCGCATTACGCCTATATAATTCACGGCGACAAAGGAAGTTTTTTACAGGAAAGAAGCGATGATCAGGAAAAAGAATTGGTTGCTGGCGCAATTCCCACATTCAATGAAGATTGGACAAAACCGTTAAATGAACCCGACGGAATTCTAAATTATAGAACAGAAAATTCCGACACCAAAAGAAGTTTAACGTTGAGCGAACCCGGCAATTATATGACCTACTATCAGGAGATTTACGAACATATCGCTTTCGGATATCCGTTACCTTCGTCAGGAGAAGAAATTATTCAGAATATGAGAATTATTGAAGCTGCGTTGGAAAGCTCGAAAGAAAACAAAACGATTGCCCTATCTCATCATTAA
- a CDS encoding HPF/RaiA family ribosome-associated protein, producing MRTHLTADLEANFERFAEHLSRLEVKISDENSHKEGENDKKCVLEARLRGMKPIAVTGQGNSIDQALSDASTKLKTSLDTTMGKLRSY from the coding sequence ATGAGAACGCATCTAACAGCAGATTTAGAAGCAAACTTCGAACGTTTTGCCGAGCATCTATCCCGCCTGGAAGTGAAAATTAGCGATGAAAATAGCCACAAAGAAGGTGAAAATGATAAAAAATGTGTGCTCGAAGCCCGCTTGCGCGGAATGAAACCTATAGCCGTAACAGGTCAAGGAAATTCGATTGATCAGGCGCTGAGTGACGCTTCTACCAAGTTGAAAACCTCCCTGGATACGACCATGGGAAAATTACGCAGCTATTAA
- a CDS encoding FAD-dependent oxidoreductase, with amino-acid sequence MKKEQNNWTFCPDCQSLGKKKRRIKKSLRLRYQEELEKFEKANGKGTPPVRPEAQLYTCPTCSGAGIIPLEHPPIPDPDNYPNVAIIGGGIGGVALAVACLHRGIPFTLYERDQSFDERSQGYGLTLQQASKAIEGFGILKLEKGVVSTRHLVHTTDGKVVGEWGMRKWLETETEQKTSPKKTNIHIARQSLRLALLEQLGGNKAVKWGYQLLDFKENKGNGIELNFQVDGKIKTTKADLIVGADGIRSAVRNLLIDEEISPLRYLDCIVILGICPLSALQNIESDLLDSATVFQTANGKERIYIMPFDSDSVMWQLSFPMSEKEAKELSAKGSKALKEEAIRRTQWHVPVPQILAATQEAQISGYPVYDRALLTSELLKNAGAATLIGDAAHPMSPFKGQGANQALLDALSLAREIFKKCKPLSQWKESGIRESVLTDFENEMLERSKSKVEDSAAAAKFLHSEIAIYEGDEPRGRVLKRNEV; translated from the coding sequence ATGAAAAAGGAACAAAACAATTGGACTTTCTGCCCAGACTGTCAGAGTCTTGGCAAAAAAAAGCGCAGAATTAAAAAAAGTCTGAGACTTCGCTACCAAGAGGAACTGGAAAAATTCGAAAAGGCAAATGGCAAAGGAACTCCTCCAGTTCGTCCCGAAGCTCAACTTTATACTTGTCCAACTTGTTCTGGCGCTGGAATAATTCCTTTGGAACACCCGCCGATTCCAGATCCTGATAATTATCCAAACGTTGCCATTATTGGCGGCGGAATTGGCGGCGTTGCTTTGGCAGTCGCTTGTCTCCATCGCGGAATCCCTTTTACACTTTATGAACGTGATCAAAGTTTTGATGAACGCTCGCAAGGATATGGACTAACGTTGCAACAGGCGAGCAAAGCCATCGAAGGATTTGGAATTTTAAAGCTGGAAAAAGGCGTAGTTTCTACGCGACATTTAGTTCACACGACCGACGGGAAAGTGGTCGGCGAATGGGGAATGCGGAAATGGTTGGAAACTGAAACCGAACAGAAAACTTCTCCAAAAAAAACCAATATTCATATAGCGAGACAATCTCTGCGCCTGGCACTACTGGAACAACTCGGCGGAAATAAAGCGGTCAAATGGGGATATCAACTCCTCGATTTTAAAGAAAATAAAGGCAATGGAATTGAGCTCAACTTTCAAGTCGACGGGAAAATAAAAACCACCAAAGCAGATCTTATTGTTGGCGCGGATGGAATTCGCAGTGCTGTCCGGAACTTGCTGATTGACGAGGAAATCTCTCCATTGCGTTATCTGGATTGCATCGTGATTTTGGGAATTTGCCCTCTATCTGCGTTGCAAAATATTGAGAGTGATTTATTAGATTCCGCTACCGTATTTCAAACAGCCAACGGCAAGGAGCGAATCTACATCATGCCTTTTGATTCCGACTCGGTAATGTGGCAATTGAGTTTTCCTATGTCAGAAAAGGAAGCCAAAGAATTGAGCGCAAAAGGAAGTAAAGCGCTGAAAGAAGAAGCAATTCGCAGAACACAATGGCACGTTCCAGTTCCCCAGATTTTAGCAGCTACTCAGGAAGCTCAGATTTCCGGTTATCCAGTTTATGATCGCGCTCTGCTCACTTCAGAATTATTAAAAAATGCTGGGGCTGCAACCTTGATCGGCGATGCCGCACATCCGATGAGTCCATTTAAAGGTCAGGGCGCGAATCAAGCTTTGCTGGATGCCCTTTCTTTAGCCCGTGAAATTTTTAAAAAATGCAAACCATTATCTCAATGGAAAGAAAGTGGAATTAGAGAAAGTGTTTTAACTGATTTTGAAAATGAAATGTTAGAACGCAGCAAATCGAAAGTCGAGGATTCTGCCGCCGCCGCAAAATTTCTCCATTCTGAAATAGCTATTTATGAAGGTGATGAACCGAGAGGAAGGGTTTTGAAGAGGAACGAAGTCTGA
- a CDS encoding KTSC domain-containing protein has translation MKKIGEHRKLLGVDKTATLKDLKTIYRNTMKDSHPDKFVNDEAAKLDAEEKSKSVIEAYHFLVSINPETQEKYKEEYTETISKSNIQDFYLEKSILKVQHLNGKMFEYIGVPRNAYIKMVNSDSPSRFARRHIYGNYTYRKAGEAMAD, from the coding sequence ATGAAAAAAATTGGAGAGCACAGAAAGCTTCTTGGAGTAGATAAAACCGCCACCTTAAAAGATTTAAAAACAATTTACCGGAATACGATGAAAGATTCTCATCCAGATAAATTTGTAAACGACGAAGCTGCGAAACTCGACGCTGAAGAAAAAAGCAAGTCGGTGATTGAAGCCTACCACTTTTTGGTAAGCATCAACCCAGAGACGCAGGAAAAGTACAAAGAAGAATATACCGAAACGATATCAAAATCAAATATTCAGGATTTCTATTTAGAAAAATCGATATTGAAAGTTCAGCATTTGAATGGAAAAATGTTCGAATACATTGGTGTTCCTAGAAATGCCTACATCAAAATGGTAAATTCAGATTCGCCGAGCCGTTTTGCACGAAGACACATTTACGGAAATTACACCTACAGAAAAGCAGGTGAAGCAATGGCGGATTAA
- a CDS encoding mechanosensitive ion channel family protein encodes MDKHNNKKWIIIYSSIAVALIAIYYLVNLPIFNSWGHYIPFIRKLSISLFLISIIYLISKFIDKLIYSQNHLEGDRYNLLRIVRFLALVFSLIVAASFLFQNLMAAAVSFGLISLVLGFALQAPISSFIAWIYLILRRSYLVGDRIQIKGFRGDVIEINYLDTSILECSGDYLGNDRRSGRTVRFPNSLILREEIINYSGPQVPFIWNETAIQVAYTSDLQFVEDCLLEAARQDFNERYPRIDMRKHRQWEPAVYFRNNVYAWMEAVVSYPVEPTDTTGRRTRILKYALPKLNESPNQVKFPEGAVR; translated from the coding sequence ATGGACAAGCACAATAATAAAAAATGGATTATCATTTATAGTTCCATCGCCGTGGCTTTAATTGCAATCTATTATCTCGTGAATTTGCCGATTTTCAATTCTTGGGGTCATTATATTCCTTTTATTAGAAAGTTGAGTATCAGTTTATTTCTAATATCCATCATTTACCTCATCAGTAAATTCATCGATAAACTGATCTACAGTCAAAACCATCTGGAAGGCGACCGGTATAATCTGTTGCGAATCGTACGTTTTCTTGCCCTCGTTTTCAGTCTTATTGTGGCGGCATCTTTTCTTTTTCAAAATTTAATGGCCGCCGCCGTAAGTTTCGGTTTGATTTCTTTGGTTTTAGGTTTTGCTTTGCAGGCACCCATTTCCTCCTTTATCGCGTGGATTTATTTGATTTTGCGCCGTTCTTATTTGGTAGGCGATCGAATTCAGATCAAAGGGTTTCGTGGCGATGTCATTGAAATTAATTACTTAGACACTTCTATTTTAGAATGTAGCGGAGACTATCTTGGCAATGACCGACGAAGTGGTAGAACTGTTCGTTTTCCAAACAGTTTAATTTTGCGCGAAGAAATCATTAATTATTCCGGTCCGCAAGTTCCTTTTATCTGGAATGAAACGGCGATTCAGGTTGCATACACGAGTGATTTACAATTTGTAGAAGATTGTCTGCTAGAAGCTGCACGACAGGATTTTAATGAAAGATATCCGAGAATTGATATGCGAAAGCACCGACAATGGGAACCAGCTGTTTATTTTAGGAATAATGTTTACGCCTGGATGGAAGCCGTGGTTTCTTATCCAGTAGAACCGACCGATACGACTGGTCGCCGAACTCGAATTTTAAAATACGCTTTACCAAAGCTGAATGAATCTCCTAACCAGGTTAAATTCCCCGAAGGCGCTGTTCGGTAA